From Marivirga harenae, one genomic window encodes:
- a CDS encoding PLP-dependent transferase → MEDNKTLNYTKKVVENAPTDWLNLTTHRLDIYKEELAKTEFLEKFESLFEAKIAEKTALSELPTAYDYIRLGHPLSTVLEWTIAKQNRLNPDSVIAFSSKTIPVLAVLRKNLFDKKNTQVVYTEELPEAFDEEIIKLVYGYSFELNKVSSIEEVPAFDGSTIFVSQEDDLNKISLQQNIDFFVSTQANLGSVLLVNGKENESYISAIQHVRRRETIAMTPPDCYTLLQKLTGISATGDPNSKFDADKAKVLKTIKEITATDTTALLGSCGLSVQYAIMMGLIEDAMEKHEGKAIKIIVPPNCYGGTNDQARRVAACLENVEILDLAVDGDSDMVNSTEQVLEAVAKDNAVPYIIAEIPTNPRVEVPVMEALRKALSKERKTANGEKAIDPVFILDQTFCPNIQFLSEEGILSEVQTISYVSGSKFPSGGKCTAGYVSANRKAASLMDKIEKHLILCDNEATPLQTAILAEQLPSMNERIADAYKNTREFVSFIRETLPTAKINFVSEELAQADFTPSVFSLDLPTKGNTPEERENYKRALNLKLINMMITEIPEESKYCVSYGQLKGCYWTIPATSTQGTTKEEDKDYIARVSVSPDLDLKKHKEVFVNFVNSIG, encoded by the coding sequence ATGGAAGACAATAAAACACTCAATTATACAAAAAAGGTGGTCGAAAATGCACCTACTGATTGGTTGAATCTTACAACTCACCGCTTGGATATTTATAAAGAAGAATTGGCCAAAACAGAATTTTTGGAAAAATTTGAAAGTTTGTTTGAAGCTAAAATAGCCGAGAAAACAGCTCTTAGCGAATTGCCAACTGCCTATGATTATATTCGGTTAGGTCATCCTTTATCGACTGTCTTGGAGTGGACGATTGCCAAACAAAATCGGTTGAATCCTGATAGCGTCATCGCCTTTTCTTCCAAAACGATCCCAGTTTTGGCAGTGCTAAGGAAGAATCTATTTGACAAGAAAAACACCCAGGTTGTTTATACTGAAGAATTACCGGAAGCTTTTGATGAGGAAATTATCAAGCTTGTTTACGGATATAGTTTTGAACTGAATAAGGTTAGTAGCATTGAAGAAGTACCTGCTTTTGACGGCAGTACTATTTTCGTTTCTCAAGAGGATGACTTAAATAAAATCTCGCTTCAGCAGAATATTGATTTTTTCGTTAGTACTCAAGCTAATCTTGGAAGTGTTTTACTTGTAAATGGTAAAGAAAACGAAAGCTATATTTCTGCTATTCAGCACGTGAGAAGAAGGGAAACTATTGCTATGACGCCTCCAGACTGCTACACTTTATTACAAAAACTGACTGGAATTTCTGCTACTGGCGATCCAAATTCAAAATTTGATGCTGACAAAGCAAAGGTTCTTAAAACCATAAAGGAAATAACAGCCACGGATACCACAGCCCTGTTGGGGTCATGTGGTTTATCGGTTCAATATGCCATCATGATGGGTCTTATTGAAGATGCAATGGAAAAGCATGAAGGAAAGGCTATCAAAATTATTGTACCCCCTAACTGCTATGGCGGCACAAATGATCAGGCAAGAAGAGTTGCGGCTTGTTTGGAAAATGTGGAAATTTTGGACTTAGCGGTTGATGGCGATAGTGATATGGTGAATAGTACGGAACAAGTTTTGGAAGCCGTAGCTAAGGACAATGCTGTACCCTATATTATTGCAGAGATTCCAACAAATCCTAGAGTGGAAGTTCCTGTAATGGAAGCTTTGAGAAAAGCTTTAAGCAAAGAGAGAAAAACAGCAAATGGAGAAAAAGCCATTGATCCTGTATTTATTTTAGACCAGACCTTTTGCCCTAATATTCAATTTTTGAGTGAAGAGGGAATTCTATCAGAAGTTCAGACGATTTCTTATGTAAGTGGATCGAAATTCCCAAGTGGCGGTAAATGTACTGCAGGATATGTTTCAGCTAACAGAAAAGCGGCCTCACTAATGGATAAAATTGAAAAGCATCTAATTCTTTGTGACAATGAAGCGACACCTCTACAAACGGCAATATTAGCTGAGCAATTGCCATCTATGAATGAAAGAATTGCAGATGCTTATAAAAACACCCGTGAATTTGTAAGCTTTATTAGGGAAACTTTACCCACTGCTAAGATCAATTTTGTGTCCGAGGAATTAGCGCAAGCAGATTTTACCCCTTCCGTTTTTTCATTAGATCTTCCTACTAAAGGAAATACTCCAGAAGAAAGAGAAAATTATAAGAGAGCTTTAAATTTAAAGCTGATTAACATGATGATCACGGAGATTCCGGAGGAAAGCAAGTACTGTGTGAGTTATGGTCAATTGAAAGGCTGTTATTGGACTATTCCAGCTACTTCCACACAAGGAACGACCAAAGAAGAAGATAAGGATTATATAGCGCGAGTATCGGTTTCGCCTGACCTAGATTTGAAAAAGCATAAGGAGGTTTTTGTTAATTTTGTTAACAGTATTGGATAA
- a CDS encoding MotA/TolQ/ExbB proton channel family protein has protein sequence MKIIEIHVEGGILFMGILFCLLVAVVVTSALVLKHRSDNVLSEKWLKISQDIALFALVFGILGQLVGLVGAFQAIEQVGEVSQALLAGGLKVSSYTTLYGFFIFLLAKLFKIGFLFSQK, from the coding sequence ATGAAAATTATTGAAATTCATGTTGAAGGAGGAATTCTATTTATGGGCATATTATTTTGCCTTCTAGTTGCTGTGGTTGTAACATCAGCACTGGTTTTGAAGCATCGATCTGACAATGTCTTGTCAGAAAAATGGCTGAAGATTTCGCAGGACATAGCGCTTTTTGCTCTAGTTTTCGGCATTTTGGGCCAATTAGTAGGCTTGGTCGGTGCTTTTCAAGCAATTGAGCAAGTAGGAGAAGTTTCCCAAGCCTTATTGGCCGGGGGACTAAAAGTATCTTCCTATACTACGCTTTATGGATTCTTTATATTTTTGCTGGCCAAGCTTTTTAAAATTGGATTTCTATTCTCCCAAAAGTAA
- a CDS encoding sensor histidine kinase produces MQHYLYHIAFWLLSFLLCAFLISYDNNWNEALLLSLIYLPVTIACAYLISNYLIPKYLLKDKKLRFVLYVVYLIISAIFLILLINTVVFIVIADYQFELMPPGTRDIAILNTVLFLIVFLFVAITSIDKWRTTENEKNEAIKNMAQAELRFLKSQLNPHFLFNTMNNLYALSLKKSDKAPELILRLSALLEYILENSKKDLILLSDEISTLEDYIHVESFRFGDRLEIEKNLGAPEDAFIKIPPLILITLMENCFKHGGKNNTGKLKIKYSIKSKDRNLLLSFSNNFLHNESNPKAIGLKNIESQLSYIYKEEYKMEKSISEGNFKIEIQIPVK; encoded by the coding sequence ATGCAGCACTACCTATATCATATCGCTTTTTGGCTACTTTCATTTTTGCTTTGTGCATTTTTGATTAGTTATGACAACAATTGGAATGAAGCACTGCTTTTAAGTTTGATTTATTTGCCCGTAACCATTGCTTGCGCTTACCTGATATCCAATTACTTGATTCCTAAGTATCTGTTGAAGGATAAAAAATTGAGATTTGTTCTTTATGTAGTTTACCTCATTATTTCAGCGATATTTTTGATACTACTCATTAATACGGTGGTTTTTATTGTGATTGCAGATTATCAATTTGAATTAATGCCTCCCGGCACTCGTGATATAGCCATCCTAAATACCGTATTATTCTTGATTGTATTTCTTTTCGTAGCCATCACCAGCATAGATAAATGGAGAACCACGGAAAATGAAAAAAATGAGGCCATAAAAAATATGGCACAGGCAGAACTGCGCTTTCTGAAAAGCCAGCTCAATCCACATTTTTTATTTAATACAATGAATAATCTTTACGCTTTATCACTTAAGAAATCAGATAAAGCACCTGAATTAATTTTGCGATTGAGTGCTTTGTTAGAGTATATTCTAGAGAATAGCAAAAAAGACTTGATCCTATTATCTGATGAAATAAGCACTTTAGAAGACTATATTCATGTGGAAAGTTTCCGCTTTGGGGATCGTTTGGAAATTGAAAAAAATTTGGGAGCTCCAGAGGATGCTTTTATTAAAATTCCGCCCTTGATTCTGATTACCTTAATGGAGAATTGCTTTAAACATGGAGGGAAAAATAATACCGGAAAATTGAAAATCAAGTATTCGATCAAAAGCAAAGACCGTAATCTGCTTCTATCATTTTCCAATAACTTTTTACACAACGAAAGTAATCCAAAAGCAATAGGCCTAAAAAATATTGAAAGTCAACTTTCTTATATTTACAAAGAAGAATACAAAATGGAGAAGTCCATTAGTGAGGGCAATTTTAAAATCGAAATCCAAATCCCTGTTAAATGA
- a CDS encoding LytR/AlgR family response regulator transcription factor, with protein MKTWKCIIADDEPLARELISDYVAKVPFLDLKDTFTNAWEVRDFLQKNPVDLLLIDIEMPGLDGLTFIKSNPIQPKVIFITAHRKYAVEAFEVKALDYLLKPISFERFLKAVNGLESSNSEVNQQSHHIFISIDRQQQKLLLDKVLFIESRGDYLKFVLENEKPLMSKMTLKSLQEQIPESFIQIHRSFIINQDKITAFQKEKVKVGEEWLNISRSFKNQVDFGD; from the coding sequence ATGAAAACTTGGAAATGCATTATAGCCGATGACGAACCTTTGGCACGCGAACTTATCAGCGATTATGTGGCCAAAGTTCCCTTTCTGGATTTGAAAGACACTTTCACCAATGCCTGGGAGGTTCGTGATTTCTTGCAGAAAAATCCAGTTGATTTGCTATTAATTGATATCGAAATGCCCGGATTAGATGGGCTGACTTTCATTAAAAGCAATCCCATCCAGCCAAAAGTTATTTTCATTACAGCACACCGAAAATATGCTGTTGAAGCATTTGAGGTAAAAGCACTAGATTATCTATTAAAGCCGATTTCATTTGAACGCTTTTTGAAGGCTGTCAACGGATTAGAATCTAGTAATTCAGAAGTGAATCAACAATCTCACCATATTTTCATTTCAATTGACAGGCAACAGCAGAAATTACTGTTGGACAAAGTGCTTTTTATTGAATCAAGAGGTGACTACTTAAAGTTCGTATTGGAAAATGAAAAACCATTGATGAGCAAAATGACTTTGAAATCACTTCAAGAACAAATCCCTGAAAGCTTTATCCAAATTCACCGATCCTTTATCATCAATCAAGATAAAATAACCGCTTTTCAAAAAGAAAAAGTCAAAGTTGGAGAAGAATGGCTGAACATCTCTAGATCTTTTAAAAATCAGGTTGATTTTGGGGATTAG
- a CDS encoding S41 family peptidase has protein sequence MLPYLTLQAQDCNCEDSFEKTVDVYEKDYSLFIYKVTDENRDLYTAHTDIMRTKAMQTDNLQDCKTILVQWLDFFRDGHTYLKISTSIDLDIEKIPISEKEFKSSYKRNEYKQNPLLGIWQYKGYEVAIIPNPKNKNQTRDFVGLVINSSNEDWNQGDVKFELTSDFGSNYKSTFMMGDHTPKTVKAYQLSESKLSFENLNEWTKIWPKTSSEVSESEIVEKFGQFHFTEIDGIPYLRFPDFYSVDELHVDSIMKANHEKLLASEFIIVDIRENGGGNDVTYYPLLPYILSGPIQIPNTGLWMSDGNIKKFFESSDLKGKSIDEYTAEERELYDYVMSLKGTAFFEDPNYFYEYEPDTIYTSPMKVILLSTEAGSSGETFVYRANQSDKVVVYGQNTAGVVDGFNGLSTDIGCFTLTYPSSFRAKDVNENPIDPYGIAPDVYVDEDVDVLAYSIQHMKQLIKNVNSKK, from the coding sequence ATGTTACCTTATCTGACTTTACAGGCTCAAGATTGTAATTGTGAAGATTCTTTCGAAAAGACGGTGGACGTCTATGAGAAAGATTATTCTCTTTTTATTTATAAAGTCACCGATGAAAATCGCGACTTATACACGGCACATACCGATATTATGCGCACAAAAGCAATGCAAACGGATAATTTGCAAGACTGTAAAACCATCTTAGTACAATGGCTTGATTTTTTTAGAGATGGGCATACTTACCTGAAGATTTCCACATCAATAGATCTCGATATCGAAAAAATCCCGATTTCAGAGAAGGAATTCAAAAGCAGTTATAAACGCAATGAATATAAGCAAAATCCGCTTTTGGGAATATGGCAGTATAAAGGATACGAAGTAGCTATTATTCCCAATCCCAAAAATAAAAATCAGACCAGAGATTTTGTTGGGCTTGTAATTAATAGCAGTAATGAAGATTGGAATCAAGGCGATGTAAAATTCGAACTTACCAGCGATTTCGGAAGCAATTACAAGTCTACTTTCATGATGGGTGATCATACCCCCAAAACCGTCAAAGCTTATCAACTTAGTGAAAGTAAACTGAGCTTCGAAAACCTCAATGAATGGACTAAAATATGGCCGAAAACCAGTAGCGAAGTTTCCGAATCTGAAATTGTTGAAAAATTTGGTCAATTTCACTTTACGGAAATTGATGGCATTCCTTATTTGAGATTTCCTGATTTCTATTCTGTAGATGAACTCCATGTCGACAGTATAATGAAAGCTAATCATGAAAAACTTTTAGCTTCAGAATTTATCATTGTGGATATTCGAGAAAATGGAGGAGGAAATGATGTTACATACTACCCCCTGCTACCGTACATTTTGAGCGGTCCTATTCAAATTCCTAATACAGGCTTATGGATGAGTGATGGGAATATTAAAAAATTCTTTGAATCAAGCGACTTGAAAGGCAAATCGATCGATGAGTACACAGCAGAAGAGCGGGAGCTCTACGATTATGTGATGTCGCTTAAAGGCACTGCATTTTTTGAAGACCCTAATTATTTCTATGAATATGAGCCTGACACCATTTATACAAGCCCTATGAAGGTTATACTCTTGAGTACAGAAGCTGGCAGTTCAGGAGAAACCTTTGTTTACAGAGCGAATCAAAGTGATAAAGTAGTGGTTTATGGTCAAAATACTGCAGGAGTAGTCGATGGATTCAATGGCCTTTCAACGGATATTGGTTGTTTTACACTGACGTACCCTTCTTCCTTTCGAGCAAAGGACGTGAATGAAAACCCAATAGATCCATATGGCATTGCACCAGATGTATATGTTGATGAAGATGTTGATGTTTTAGCTTACTCAATTCAGCACATGAAGCAGTTGATCAAAAATGTGAACTCAAAAAAATAA